tcctttaaTGTAGCATAATTTTATCTGGTACTGACGTTTTCAGTAGATCCTCAGAACTGGCTTTAAAGTGACTTTGTGGGATTTTAATTGTTTGAAAGATGCCGCGTGTTATAAgtcataatggaaaaaaaacaaaaaacactaggATTTCATTGTGTTCTGTTATCACAGCAGTGATGACTGTGCATTTTCTTTTATACAGCTTTCTAAATCTTAATTTGAATGAAGGGATgggtttttcactttttttttttttcttttttgcttgtaTCTTTGCTTTTGCCGGTAGAACTCGGAACAAATGTTGTGACTGTATATTTCAGCCAGTAAGACTCAGTAAAGTCAACATCAATACATATTTGCTTTTCTTTGAGAAATaatttccagcttgtttatTCGATCCTTTCTAAAAAAGAAACGATTGTAATCCAATTAATTTCGTGCCGAATCGGGGTTGGATAAGAAGATATGCACTTGATTCAGGTTTAAATGTCTGCAATTTCATGACAAATGGTGTCATGAAACAACTAAATACATCCGCTTCAGTACTGCAGAGTTTTTACTACTATTATTAAGGTGTAGCGCTACCTAAACATCTACTCTTCTATATTTAAGAGGCACATatgtttttactgtaaaatgttacTTAAACACAAGTAAATGTAATACACTACAGCTAATAACAGCAAATTAATACTCAAATGAGGTATTCTGCCCTATCAATAACACTTGCTGGCTGTAACAAAGCGTAGTATGTTGCTACATATGACAGATAAAATACACTAACATAAAAACATTGCTCCAGAGCGCCAAATGGATCCATTGTTTAGCTTTTGGCAAGGCTTGTTTCTCCATCCACCTCGCGCTGTGCACTTAACTATTACTTCAGGTCGTCGGGTTTGATTAAAATGTGTGTAACCTCTACACCAGCACAAACCCACTTAAAAAGGCCCAATAGTCTGATTTATGACTGACTACATAGTAAAGTTTGTAATAACTATTTAATATTCAGTTCAGAGTTAAAATCACATATCTACAAGAAAATGAACATAGAGCATGTAGAGCCAGATGAAGCAACTCCAGTTCTCCAAATTTGTGCGTGTGTTTTGGAGAAAATTATATCACCTATGAGTCTTTAAGCCAAATTTTACTTCCTTTAAGCCACCCTTTATTTAAGCAAACCATGCTAAGAAAGGTGGGggttttgtgtgtgagtgtgtcagATACATCCACAAGAGGATGTGGAGATCACCATTTTGATTCATCTGACTCCAGAAATACACTTTGGACAATACAAAGTGAATAGCATAGCTATCATTACACTGATAGACCAGAGATAATAGGAATACATAATGATCATGCAAGGAGGAAAATCAATGATGTGCTGTAAATCTTTTGAATAAAATAGTTCAGATCCAGTGGTTGGATGATAGAAATATCTAGTATACTTGTTTCTACTTGACCATAGCTTTGCGGTAAGTATTATTGAAAGACTAGTTAATGAGCATAAAGAGATTCAGTAATAGTTTTAACCACATCAGGTACACTCTGCTGTTCTTTGACTGTTGGGGGAAAGGGAGAGAGGTGAAGACCCGGAACATTCTCACAAAGCCTACATCATTTTTAGAACATTTTTAGAACCCAACATGACTACATTCAAAGTCATCGTGGCAATGCAGCATCATAGTGTAACATGTATCGGCATCTGTCTCCTATGTGAATGATGATGTTTAATATACACAAGTGATATTACACGAGTGCTGCAGTTGGCAGCTGTTCCCGCCCGCTAGATCCAATCCATCTGCTATacgtcatgaaatgaaaatggaaatcccaaatcttttttttttttttcacttcacaTCAATCTCATTGCAGTGGTATTTGATTCAGGGCATTTATTGCTCATGACATAACGCCACTGATTTACACTTTCCTGAAAGGTAACATTTAGATCTCTGGCTTCGCTCTTATTCCTGACTATGCTGTTATTGTGGGCACATCAAGTGTAACAGTAGTTAAAACTAGAGCCACAGAAGGCAGTCACAACCATAGACATTCAGTCATTGGCTTTCAAGTGATGGCTGATCTCCAAGGGTTTGTGCTTCACATCAACAGTCATCTAATACACAGACAACAGAGTAATAAAGCTATAGTGTTATGAACACAACTTTGACTGTGTTGTACTTAAAagtttcacataaaaaaaagacactgttCTGACTTTCCAGCAAATAGTACCTACAAGTCCATTATTGTAATGTCAAGGATTTAAACAACACAGTGTTAAAGATATTAAGAGAGGACGTAGACTGACATGATGTTTAGAAGAAATGTTATGTATGTAAGATGGTTAAATATAGTTTATTACACTTGATCATTAATACATCACAAACTATTATTTGTGACTTATTACATATTCtgtaataatataaataatgaTTGGATACAGTGGTAAAATTGTACAATGCATTTCTTAAATAAATCAACCAAAGTAGATGGGGTTGAGGTGCATGGTTCTCATGTTCTGAGAAAAAATTCTCTTCATTCTAATAGTCTGTTATGTTTTAAGTTATGTTGTAATCCCCAAGAAGACACTTAAGGGCCACTTCAGAAACACCTTTTCTATtatctatatttatatatatctgaaaaatgcttcatgtgaACAGTGTGGATTTTTGTCATGGCATTTGATTGCAGGTATTTACAAATTTCTGCCAAGTTTAGGAATGTCCccagcaaactttttttttttttttaaagttctatTAAGAGAATAGATTACTATCATAGGGGATTGCGCTGATGAACGCTTTTGACACACTGTGTGAATAGGAATGACAACATAAACTAATTATTCATGTGCAAATAAAGTCAACAGAATTAGGAGCCATTTCTTACATGCTTGCAAGTCAAATGTTGTCAACCCATGAAATGGACATTATCTTTTCTGTTGACATGGCCGAAAGAAACTTTCTTTCATCTCCTGGGAGGCTCAGTAGAACTTTATCACCCCTAAGTACAATATTAAACAATATGTGTGTATGCATTTATATTATACATTATTAGAGTTTGTGCACATCAAAATATATGTTTCTGTGCTTTTTAAGTAAACACATTGTTTGTCTGAAATGTCTGATGTTAATGCCAACTCAAAACTCTTGCACTTTGGGAATCGCGAGGTTTGAAAATATCTTGTTTAGTGAGTGGTTCAGGTTTGCAGGGCATTTCTATGTCACACATATCTAGCGTCCCTATCTCTGTCTCCATCCAATTTCACGTTAAATGAATCCAGCTGTACTCACCGTACCTTGGAAGTGGTTAGTTATATAGTTCACTTAACTTCCAAAGATCCAGTGTCCTTAAAATCCAGGGTCTAAAATAAACTTGGGTCTTTACATGAGGACGACTCAGTGTTCAAAGGCAAGGCTTTGGTTATCTACCGATCAGGGTCTACTCATCCCAAATAGcttggaaaaataaaacattgcatACAAAATACAAGTATGCGTCTTAAAAAAGTCGAGGAAGGAATTACATAATAATCTTCTACCAGTactttgtttaatgttttataaCCCAATAAGTAAATCTTTTATCTAACAATGAATCCACCATCAGATAACTGGTGAAAAGTGGCCCATTTAAGCAGCAATTCTTAATATTAGCCTCTAAAACGTATAAAACACAGAGGAATGGAGTGACACTAAAGCACAGGGTTTCTGGATTTGATATGTGATAAACGAATTACAACCTGAGTTTGGATTGGTGTGTAAACCTGCTTGCTGGCTGCTAAGTTTTGTGTTGTGGTGTTTCTTTAATCTGAAGAAGTTCAACACACGACTCATGAATCGGTATCAATCAGAATCTGTACAATATGTCCATGGACAAACTGCAGACGAGGGAAATGTACATTTTTGAGAATAAAACTGACAGttgagtattttttattttggtttggTGGGTGTTGATGGCTGTTGCATTGTCTGTCTATGGTATTTTGGCCAACTGGTATCACAGTAATTTCATTAGGACTTCAGGAACTTGTACCAAAGAGGGGCATAATGTCTCATTAAAGCAGTTTTTATAGTAATATACTAACAATATTTTTCAAAAGGTCTGTGATGCCACAGATTGTATCTACATGTGTAAGCAGCCGAGTATCAAAAGACATTTTGGCAACAAAAAGATGTTCACGtgactttgactttgttttgCACTTTCCATTTTCAGAGAGTGGTTAGGTTTATGCAACATCTCCATTTGGTAAGGATTACGAAAACATGTTTTGGGGAAAAAATGTAACCATTTGTACAATGACAACAGCAGGCACTTTACTTGTGGTTAATAGCACAAAATCCGGTGGCTGCCTGCATGATCGGGGTGCATTATGTTATATAGCAGTGATCAGAATGAATGCTTATACCCGACTGAACCTCCTGGAGGCCAAGAGCACTTCCAGGCTATGTCATCTGAAGTGACATCCAAGTCCATTAAATGGGCTGATAACATTTGAAGTGTGTCCCAAAAACGGAAAAAAATTATACAAAACTGAAATATTGGCCATATAAAGATACAAtcaactgcctttttttttttgcttcctgGCTTTCTTCTCTGACTTTACTGTgtgcttaaaaaaaagactaagcAGCGTTAATTAACAAAAACCTCTGGTGCTAGTCTGAGTCATCCAAAGATCCATGTGAAATAAAACACATTGCTTGCATTATGTACAAATGAAAAAGTTCCTCCGCTGCctttaaattaaataattacAGGAATGCAACTGTTGAGACAATTCACACCCTCACTGAAGCAAAAGGCAACATTAACCACTAGTCCATGGTTTTATTCAGGTTCTGAGAAGCTCTTTGGAGCCACAATCATCTCTTAAAGTGATGCAGATTTCTGAAAAGGCTGGTCTGTTTAAACTAGTTCCAGGTATTATATAAGGTCACTCAATACAGCATTGGTTCGATGCTGGAGGCATAACACTTTTAATTAACGCTGCTACACATACCgatccacttttctttttttttggggatGTTTTTTAATTAATGAACAGCGATACTGACACAGTGGTATCACAAAACTCAACACAGTTCAGAATTCCTTTTTTTGGTACACATTTACCTTCACCGATTGTAGACTGTAAACTGACCAGATAactaaaacaaagcaaaatcaaACATGAACAAAATTAACACTGATGCCCTTAACATGGTGGTTAAACCTGAGTTCTGTTTTGGAAGTGGACTCTTTATTTTTCTGATGATagtattctatttctattcaagCATTGTTAAACTGCACTATTTTTGAGCGTTCGCTCAACCTTTTCCTGTTAAATACACAAATTATTTCACAGTTTGCTGTCAAGTCTCCAGATGTGCCCCAAACCCCTGCTTTATGTTGTCAACAAGCAAACTCCTCAAAGTTGCCTAAAGTCGGGTGACGAGGTAACATGTTCGGCGTGAATCCGAGACTGTCCGAGTGACTCCGGAGGGTGTCACAGGTGCTCTGCAAAATAGaggggagggaaggagggaagaCGAGTTCAACCGGGTTAAGGGAGGAGCGATATaaggagtgatggaggaaaTTGATGAGCCACAGGTAAAACGAGAAACATTGTGAAGGAGAGTGCAGGaaataaaatgggaaaaaatgtgagatgaagagaaaataagcaaaacagaaaaaaagaataatgtgATGAATAATAATGTCACACGCAGAAGGACGGGACATTTAGTTGGGCATGATGAATGGCAGAAACAAATGATGAGGTAATGAATAGATATGGGAGTTTAAAGTTCAGAGGGATTGCATATGTTTCACAAAGGAGAGATATTAGGGGATGGCAGGGTGACATGAATGAAAAGagggagaagagaaagaaaaacaatatttttagtCCTATTGTTACACTAACGTGAAAATCTTTAACTTATGGAATTATGTGGAAGCACCCACAtactgtatgtatgcatgtcCTTCAGTGCAAAAGTGCTTTATCTAGTTTTGATAAGAAAACTGCAGATATGTGGGCAACACATACTTGTAGTTCCGATAGCAAAAATGGCTATTTCAGCAAACAAAGACCCATTTTGTGCAAACTCACTGCATGCAGATAACATCACAAAGTAATGCATCTGGTGATGTTATCTGGCACAAGCCTCAAATGCATAGCCTCTAAATTGACCTCTGAGCTGCAGGGAGACAGATGGTTCTCAAGTGGTTTCGTGTTTTTGTACAGTTCAGTAAATATCTTTTAACAGGAGCACTGCACTTTCACCTATGGAGGGAAGAAAGTGTCATTATTCAGGGAAAGGAGCAACTTTGTATGGTGCAGAGAGGAAAGACCTTTACGCACTTGGAGAATCCAGCCAACTCTCGTCTTCAGCTGAGCTAATAAATACAGACACACATCACAACTGACCTGTTCTGACATGGCAGCAGATAATAAAATGCACACTGGAGCTCGTCAATCACCCCTGTTTTACTGACTGCCAACCAAATTGTTTGTAACCACTGAGGAAATGATGTATGAGATGGTCTCAGATACGAATGAAAGAGAGCGACAGCATGGGAGGGAGTATCTATTATCGAAGGGGTGTGCTACCTGGGGACATGATTAGGCGTGACACCAGGGCTGGTTGGGTTCTCTGGAAACTCCTGGAATAGACATGATGAAAAGAAAGATGGGTGAAGGTGACTGGAATGAAATTAAAACACAATGTAAATGCTATAGGTTAAACTTCTGAGGAAATGGGTTTCCACCCAAATTCTAAAATAAATTTGAAAGCGTTTCTTAATGAGGGAAAGCAAAGATCAGTTACAGTCATCCAGACATGTTTATGATCACTGACGAAAAATGAAAGACAAACTTGAAACACAGAGTCAAATGACAGTTAAATGACTTCCTTGTCAGGTAGTTTGAGTGCAGATGTGACAATGGAGTAGTTGGAAAATGCTGACAGTGGCGTGCAAATATCTGGGCACCCCTGGTCAACATTTTTCTTACTGTGAAATAGTTTAGTGAGTAGAGGGTAAACTGTCAAAAAGAGGCATGTAGATTAACAATGCTTCTTGACATTAGAAATAAGTTTAGTGTGTCATTGTTGTTAATGCACACGAAAACACTGGACCTCTCGGACAATTTACAAGATCTAAGACCACGATTAGTTTGGCAAGGCTATGGCTTGTTCATAATCAGGAGGAAAGCCCAGGAGGTGCAAACCTCAAAGCGTTCTAAAAGCTCTCATCTCCTCAAACCCTGTGCCAACAATCTGCCGCCTTGGGCTTTTCAAAGCAGCTGCCTAGCACTCTGAAAATTAGACCAAACAACGCTGATAAAGCAGGATAGCAAGACATTCACTGGCGTCTGTCTTTGTGTAGTTTAAAGAAATTACAGATGGGATAGTAAAGCTCCTTATGACCAAAAAAAGGTTGAGAACTGTCTGTaggattgtttaaaaaaaaaagggcattaatgaaaaaaaaaaaggcaaaattattattaaaagtTGTAGAAAGACATCAAAAGAGCAGTGCATGCAAGATGGGCCAGTGAATCAGAACTAGAAGCCTTTTATAGGAAGAATGAGGGAAAATCCTCCAAACAAGAACTGAGACACTCTTAATTGGCTGCTTAGAATTGCGAAGCTGTGTTGATAAGTAGCTTATCAAATGGGGGTGTTATTGATACTGACAGTAGTGGACAgtcaaagtttttttctttttgttttttttttatatagaaaATTGCTTAAACTATTAAACAGATGTGTTTAATTCCAGCCctttaaaatattttaatttttttaaacttagcTACTGAGAGGAAAAATCAATTTTGATCAGGTAGACAAACGCTTTGCCAGCCACTGTGTGGGATATGACAAAAACAACGTACAGGTGACGATTTCCTGTAAGAGGGTGACCGTATGACATGAATGGATCATAAAATAAATATcacactggggaaaaaaagcatgagTGCAGCCCACTAAATAAATGTTTCAATAAGAACCCACTTTAAAGCAGCTGGAAATAATGTCCTTCATAACTATACTGGCTTAAGCTTACTGTACATATACTCTGCAAAGGATGATAAGCAAATTTCCTGCAAACATTTCCTTCTACAGCCACCGAATTCTGAACCTGAGGAAACCAAGCATGCAAGAGCACCGTCCTCATGCAAACAAAGCCTCATAATAACgtctcactgaaaaattgaAGACAACCTATTTTGCATGCCATCTTTTTGCTCTCAAGTGACACACATAACAGTGCATTTCCAACATTCTGCCAAGAAAGCTGGATGCAAACTGGTTAATACAATAAACTCAAGGACAAAAGAAAATGCCTGCAtgtgaaaaaaatctgcttCAATGCTTTTCATTATAACAGCACCAGATTAGAGGAAATGTTTTAACTTTGGTCAGTGTATCCAGCCCCTCAGCAAGCTGCACAATGTCATTGCATAAAGAAAGGAATAAAAgcacaaagataaaaaaaaaaaaaaactaacaaaaaaatgttacttttaaaACTGACATTATCAAGAAACATCAATTTAAAAGGTGACTGAAAATCATAGATTTTCTAAATACTGTGAGATTAGTGATATGTCTTCAGCCTTAACTAGAAAATAAAGCTCTACATCTTTTGGTAGGGGTTTGATTCTGCAGTACAAGATGAAAAGTTGCTGACTGTTTATATAAAAATGTGCTTTTCTGCTATGAATTTCTTATTATTTCTGAACTGCCCTGTAAAAAACCTACATAACTTTCAGGGGGAGTGGAGCTCCCTCTGGATGCAAAGTGTTAACCCACTGGGCTTGACAAAATTATGGGATTTAGGGGAAATGGCTCCTGTTTCACGAGGAAGATAAACTAGATTGATTGCTTTTATGGTTTTGAAAACAAATTAATCTCGAAATAGTCATAAAATCTTCAGACCTCCtaatctgttttctttttattcctttttttctcacGCGAATCTGCTGTGAATATTCTGTCATCATTTTGCCAAACCATAAGGGAGAAAAccaaagagcaaaaacaaaGAGCTTTTACTGCTCTAAGTGAACTGTAACCACATGATAGAAGGTGACATCGAGAAGCTACTGTTTGTGTGAAAATACTGCaaagtgtgttggtgtgtgggaTTAACTGAGATAAGGTCCACGGCCTATAATAACGAGAGCAGTTTATGAGTCATGAAGACAATTTATGTTAAAGCAAGTCAGACCCTTCACTCCTGCATATCCAAGCACCAAAGTTAAAGTACAGTTAGTAGCAAAACATTTGTCAAACCACAATAGACGTGAAAAGAAAAGATTTCATCATCCGTTTGTACCTACATCGGCAATCCATGTTTGTAACTGTTGTAGATTTTTACCATCACAAAGAATAATCTATAAGGCACGTCTAAATGTAAACAAAGCGCACTGTACGTATGTAATGCTACATATCTTATGCATTCATGCTACGCAGTAAAAACAATGTGTGTCATATTACATTTTCTCAAAGGATATATTGTTTCTGCATGAGAAGTAACAACGACATACTATGGGGCTGCTTTGCTCTGTCTCTGGTGCTGTTCAATAAAAGCATTTCAAGTGTGAGCAGACATTTTGTTGTTGTGCTGTTTCTGAGCCCATCTTGTAACATATCACATTCATTTCAATCAATCAAATGCTTTCTGGGAGGAATTACCAGATTGTCGCTCTGACAACGCTGAGGTCGTTTCTTGCGCATGAAGTAACCCAGAACCTTATCCTTGAAAACCtaaatgtaaaaacatcagATAAACATGACTGACAGATGGAAGAAAGTAATCATCACGGTATTTGACACTCAATATTTTGGGAAATTCGATTATTTACTCATTTGCAGAGTTGATATGATGTATGCTGTGCTTATTTCTGTCAATAAAGTCCAGCAGCTACCACCTCTAAAGCTCAAATATTAAATGTTATGTATATTTCAAACTTCACAGAAACAAAAGAATAAATCAACCACTTTCAGTTTTAGAGGAGTTGTTTTGAGTGCTGGAAGTCCTCTGATTTGACTCAGCATGAAAGCCATAAATGCCTTTCCCAAAATGTCTGTTTGTTTTGGATTAAATATTATCAGTACAATATATATTTAAAGTCTAGTTGCGATTTATTTGACACGACTTAGAAAGCTATCAGCAAGGAGCAATAAGAAGAGCTAAGCAGTTTAGCACACATATGACAGTTTGATGTGTACATGTTAAGAGCTGGCTGTAGGTACTGAAAGGAAATATCCATTTTTGTTTGATTCAACGTCCCTAACGTCTCTCTTTGTTTTTAGCACAACCTCAAGAAGCCTTGTAGATATAGATATCTACAAACTTCACAATCAACATATGTAAGTGTAGATCTGGACATATATGTAGATATGTAGATAtccataccaagtttggtgtcAATAACcctcaataaaagaaaaacagtcatAGGGTCCTTAGAATTCCAATGTATCCTACAAAGCACTCAACAGTACCTCAGATTTGAGAATATGGTTCATAAGTTATGTGCATAAATGCACCGCCAGCCTCAACCTAGTGGAAGTGCTTAAATAGCAATTTGGGAGCTTCATCTACCTTTCTCTAGGTACTGAAAACGAGAGAGAGCCATTTCCACAGAGTAGCTTTTTTTTGGCTCATGTCCTACATAGACTACACTCTGCCCAGATACCACTCCGGGGTATTTGTTGTGAAAGTGTATGCTGTGAAGAGCAGTTGCAGAGATATTTTTGACCTTACTGTTTGCACTTTCTCCATAAATTCTTCAGTGTTAATGTGTGAAAATGACATTTTACCCTTGCTCCAAATCCATGCTAAAATATAactaaaaatgattttgaataTTGAAGACAAAACGTTACCTCATATAAGTAGTCAAATATTTCCAGTATTGTCAGAACACTCGCTCCAATAAACAGCCCCATCTGACCTCCAATGTCACCTAGAGACAAAGAGATTAACAGATATGGGCAGGTACAGCAATTGAACAATGGTGCGTGAAACCATTCCCAGTGCTGTCACATCTAATTCCGTATATCTCAGAGTTATCTGAGCTGAATTGTCAAAAGTGTCCATGCGGGCCAAACTTCTCATCAAACCCAACCCTGCTGCCCTTGCAAGTACATCAGATTATGAAAatgtgttcagtctgtttcatgAGTTCAAAGACGAACCCTCAAAGCGTCACGCATGAACACAATGTGAAATGTGCGCCAGGGGCCCGCTGAGTGCTAATGCCAAAGTtatcctctttttttcctgtcacAATGACCATGGAACTGTGAGAATCTTACCGAGAAGCCCTGCAATTTCATAGGCCTTCTTCTGCTCAATTTTCTCGTAATTCAGAGCTTCAAAGAAGATGTCCAACACCAATATATTTTCTCTGCAGAGGGGACAGACAAGAGCAGCCAGCTGGATTTCACTTCCTGGGATATGAAATTACATCAAGTGATATGCGACATTTGGTGCGTAACTTTCTTTCATTATTGTTACATTGAAGGTGAACGATGGAGACTCACAAAGCAGCAATCCATCaacagaaagaggaaaaaaggcaATTATTTAAATAACTGACTGATGCTAAATCATACTTACCCAATATATTGTTCAGTTTTGTTGAATTTCTTAGCCAGatatttagcagatgctttacTGGGAATCTTAACCATGGACAGCTCCTTGCCATAGCGTGTCATGTTGCAGGGCGTCTCACAGACACAGTAATCGTTGTCTTTCTCTACCAAAAAGTCTGTGGATGatcaaagtcatttaaaaataTTGTGATCTCTAAAGAGAATCAAACAAACCTGCATACAGAGGCTCTCAGTTTCTACTAAAAATATCTCAGAACACAACAAAAAGACACTCGCTGCCATCGTTCACTTTCCATGAAAGCAAATAATGACTGAAGACATAATACTGTGGACAAGaggaaggagggaaaaaaaaaatagtaggATTTATTTGAAGTCAGTGAGGCATAGCCACATCACAAATCTTCATAATGGAATTTGTACgcaattttattattttgcttcaACACCATCTGACATTAAATTTGAAGCTACATAAGTATTATCTAAAGCCTGGAACAGGCTCATGGCCCCGCTACTGTTGAGTTCAGGCACTGGTGTAAAAATACCACACTAATTTGTGTTTTGAATACAAAGTACAAGGGCTCACCTAAAGCTGGGTCAGCACAGTCTTTGTACTGCTCAGGAGTGCAAACTGTCGACGTCCCTGTTTGAAAttaaaaagatgtgaaaaacacGATTTATATAATATTCTCTATGATGTTTTTCACAAGCCACGCCATTCTCCGAATCCATACCAGGCATGTGAACCATCCTGCAGTTGCAGTTCTCCAGCAGGTACCGGGTTTCACAGTCAATACGGCATGCAGTGATGCTGTACGTGGAGAAGAATTCAGAGTCTATTGGAGTGGACTTGCAATCTCCCCAAGGCGGTGGGAGGTACTGAAGCTGAAAGAGTAAACAGCACATGTTGTCCCTCAGCACTTCAGCTCACAGGATTACAGCAAATAACATAATACAAACCCAATGCAGGTAAAGTGCAAAAGACGACAACAagctgacaaaaacaaataaaaatgtcagaaacatcaaaaacaaaagaaacgaaaaatgcatttaaaggaAAATGTGCACTGAGACAAAAGTGGCACAACGTGTTCGGTCAGGACAACATTATTGCTCATGTGTAACAGCAAGCAGACGTCATGCAGAACATTACTAATGCAGGTCTAGTCCCGGGTAGAAAGCAGAGTACCATGGGAATAACAACAGGCTTAGAAATAGTCAACCTGGAAAAGTGTGCAGTTTCAGACAGGACACCACAATCAATAGACACATTTTCCAACTCTGACAACAGAATTCAGAACCGAATAAAAagtattgttttaaaaagtacaaataaatcaatttaaCTGGCTTCATACATAGCACATTATGTAATATTATAGAATAAATTGTATATTTAAGATTTAAGATATGTCCCGAAGAATTTCCTGAAGAGGTTTGTATTGCTGATTAATTACATGGATTTTCTACTACAGTACTACTATAACtactaaactacct
The sequence above is drawn from the Odontesthes bonariensis isolate fOdoBon6 chromosome 14, fOdoBon6.hap1, whole genome shotgun sequence genome and encodes:
- the asic1c gene encoding acid-sensing ion channel 1C isoform X4; this translates as MSLYVYVCVGGQQALFSFLQASSQQAKKTLFNLWKEGGVGFWAATAQRQKPPKSIYTRYGKCYTFNSGLDGNPLLTTLKGGTGNGLEFMLDIQQDEYLPVWGETDETSYEAGIKVQIHSQDEPPFIDQLGFGVAPGFQTFVSCQQQLLQYLPPPWGDCKSTPIDSEFFSTYSITACRIDCETRYLLENCNCRMVHMPGTSTVCTPEQYKDCADPALDFLVEKDNDYCVCETPCNMTRYGKELSMVKIPSKASAKYLAKKFNKTEQYIGENILVLDIFFEALNYEKIEQKKAYEIAGLLGDIGGQMGLFIGASVLTILEIFDYLYEVFKDKVLGYFMRKKRPQRCQSDNLEFPENPTSPGVTPNHVPRAPVTPSGVTRTVSDSRRTCYLVTRL
- the asic1c gene encoding acid-sensing ion channel 1C isoform X5 translates to MVIKASIYTRYGKCYTFNSGLDGNPLLTTLKGGTGNGLEFMLDIQQDEYLPVWGETDETSYEAGIKVQIHSQDEPPFIDQLGFGVAPGFQTFVSCQQQLLQYLPPPWGDCKSTPIDSEFFSTYSITACRIDCETRYLLENCNCRMVHMPGTSTVCTPEQYKDCADPALDFLVEKDNDYCVCETPCNMTRYGKELSMVKIPSKASAKYLAKKFNKTEQYIGENILVLDIFFEALNYEKIEQKKAYEIAGLLGDIGGQMGLFIGASVLTILEIFDYLYEVFKDKVLGYFMRKKRPQRCQSDNLEFPENPTSPGVTPNHVPRAPVTPSGVTRTVSDSRRTCYLVTRL